DNA from Actinomyces sp. oral taxon 897:
CAACACCCGCTGTCTGGGGCTGCGCGGGGTGCGCGTGGTGACCGCCAAGGTGGTCCCCTTCCTGGCCGGCGTGGCCGGGGCCCCGGTGGAGCTGGTGCTCCTGGACCCGCCCTACCACCTGCCCGAGGCCGACCTGGCCGCGATGCTGGCGCCCCTGGTGCGCGCGCGGGACCCGTGGCTGGCCCCCGCCGGCGTGGTCGTGGTCGAGCGCTCCTCGCGCACCCCCGAGCCCACCTGGCCCGTGGGCCTGGAGCGCCTGGCCCACAGGCGCTACGGCGAGACCGTCCTGTGGTTCGCCGCTCCGGCCGGGGAGGGCTGAGGCGGCTCTCAGCCAGCGTCCTCTCCGGCGTCGTCCCCGGCGTCGTCCCCCCCGGCCTGGATCCCGTCCAGGGAGGGCCCGCCGGGCACGTAGGTGCGGGCGTCGTCGTAGCCGCGGCGCGGGGGGTGGACCTGCCCGCGGCCGCGCACGTCGCGCTCCCAGGCCCGGTCCACCGCGTTCTCGTGGGCGGCGAACCAGTCCTCCAGGGCGGCGTGCAGGTCGGAGACGACCGTGGCGTAGGCGGGCAGCGAGGCCAGGTTCTCGCGCTCCTGGGGGTCCTGGGCCAGGTCGTAGAGCTCGGTGGGGCCGACGTGGCGCTCAATGAGCTTGAGGTCCCCGTCGCGGATCATGCGCCCGCCACCGTACTCGTCGTAGACGACGACGCTCGCCTCCGGGGTGTCGGGCACCTGCCCGGTGACGAGCCCGGCCACGGAGCCGGCCACGCGCAGGGGGTCCTCGGGGGCGCTGACCCCGGCGAGCTCGCACACGGTCTCCAGGAAGGTGCAGGCCGAGGCGTGGGCCGTCACGCGCCGCGCCTGGGTCTGGCCGGGGAGGTGGACGAGGAAGGGGACGCGCACCGAGCTCTCCCAGAAGTTGAGCGGCCAGGTGCCGTTGCCCTTGCCCCACACGCCGTGGTGACCGGTGGAGAAGCCGTTGTCCGACATGTACACGATAATCGTGTCCTGCTCCGCCCCGCACGCGCGCAGCTCGTCAAAGACGGCCCCCAGGGCGCGGTCGACGCCGGACAGGCTGGCCGCGTAGCCGCGCAGGCTGGGCAGCGGGTCGGCCCAGGCGTCGTCGAAGTCGTCCAGGGCCCGGGCCCAGGGGTGGCGCTCCTCCCGCGGGACGGAGGGGAAGTCGCAGTCCGCGTACAGGTCGGTCAGCTCCCTGGGGTGGGCGTCCACCCACGGGGAGTGGGGGGCGGTGAAGCAGACCTGCAGGTAGAAGGGGCTGCGGGTGGCGTCCTGCGCCCCGGCCGGGCCGCCGGTGGCCTGGCGGAGGAAGGCGCAGGCCTCCTCGGCGATCGCGTCGGTCAGGTAGCGCCCCTCCTCGGCCCGTCGCCCGTCCCTGGTCCACACCGGGGCGCCGTAGTAGGGCCCGCCCCCCAGGCGGTGGGCGTACCAGTAGCTGAAGCCGGGGGCGGGGCGCTTAGAGGAGCCCACGTGCCACTTGCCCACCATGGCGCACACGTACCCGGCCTCCTCCAGCGCCTGCGGGAGGGTCGTCAGGCCGCCGAGGTAGTCGTCCTCGTGGGCGTCGGGGTGGCGCTCCCCCACGAGCCAGTCGTGGACCCCGTGCGCGCTGGGCATGCGCCCGGTCAGGAGGGAGGCCCGCGACGGGGAGCACACCGGGGAGGCGCAGTAGTAGTTCTCGAAGCTGGTCGAGCGGGACACGAGGTCGTCCAGGACCGGGGTGACGAGCTCGGGGCACGTGCGGCTCATGGCCCAGGGGCCCTGGTCATCGGTGAGGACTACCAGCACGTTGGGGTGCGGCTGCGTCATGGTGATCACCTCTCGGGTGGTGTCTCTGGTCGTTATCATTGGTCGGGAGCAGGGGAGGTCTGATGGGACGTGCGACCAGGGCGGACGTGGCCCGCCTGGCGGGGGTCTCGCTGGCGACCGTGTCGCACGTGATGAACGGGCACGCGGAGAGGCTGGGGTTCGCCCCGGCGACGGCCGAGCGCGTGCGGGCCGCGGCCGCCGAGGTCGGCTACGTCCCACGGGCCTCGGCCCGCACGCTGCGCTACCAGCGCAGCCGGGTGGTGGCCGTCGTCGTCCCCGACCGCTCCCACGCGCTGCGCCTGCCGGTGGTCAACGAGATCCTCATTGGCGCGATGGACCGGGCCCGGTCCCTGGGCTACTTCGTGCTGCCGGTCCCCGTGGACCAGGATCCGGGCCAGGCCCTGGTGCACGCCCTGGGCGACGTCGACCTGGCCGGGGCGGTGTGCCGTCCGGAGGACCTCGACGACGCCACCCGCCGGATCCTGCTCAAGGCCGAGGTGCCGGTGGCGTGGGTACGTACCGGCGAGCCGGCCGTCCCCGCCCCGGGGGCCGTGAGCCTGGGCGTGGACGAGCAGGTCGGGGTCAGGGCCGTCCTGGCCGCCACGGACCTGGAGGGGACGCGCCGCCCGGTCCACCTTACCGGCCCGGGGCCCCTGTGGTCGCGCGGCCGGGCCTTCCTGGAGCGGCTGGCCGGGGCCCGGGTGGTGCGGGCCGACGGGTGGCTCATCGAGGACGGCCTGACGGCCATGACGGCCCTGCTGGAGAAGGGGGCGCCGGACCTGCTCTTCGGGGCCAACGACCAGCTGGCGGCCGGGGCGGTCCTCGCGGCCCGCCAGCACGGCGTCAGGGTCCCGCAGGACCTGCAGGTCATCGGCTTCGGGGACGCCACGCAGAGCGTGTCCCAGGCGCTGGGGCTGTCCACCGTGACGTGGCCCGTGGCCGAGCTCGGGGCCCTGGCCGTCCAGGCCGTCATCGACGGCGGGAGGAAGGGCCTGTGCCGGACCCTGGGGACGAGTCCCAGGGTCCGCACGACCACCCGGCCCCGGGGGCGGTCCCCCCGGGGCTGAGGACGGGCTCATGGGGCGACGGCCTCCGCGGCCTTAGGCACGTCGGCCGTGGCGGTGACCTCCTCCAGGCTGGCGGCGGTGGACGCCAGCCACGGGTTG
Protein-coding regions in this window:
- a CDS encoding LacI family DNA-binding transcriptional regulator: MGRATRADVARLAGVSLATVSHVMNGHAERLGFAPATAERVRAAAAEVGYVPRASARTLRYQRSRVVAVVVPDRSHALRLPVVNEILIGAMDRARSLGYFVLPVPVDQDPGQALVHALGDVDLAGAVCRPEDLDDATRRILLKAEVPVAWVRTGEPAVPAPGAVSLGVDEQVGVRAVLAATDLEGTRRPVHLTGPGPLWSRGRAFLERLAGARVVRADGWLIEDGLTAMTALLEKGAPDLLFGANDQLAAGAVLAARQHGVRVPQDLQVIGFGDATQSVSQALGLSTVTWPVAELGALAVQAVIDGGRKGLCRTLGTSPRVRTTTRPRGRSPRG
- the rsmD gene encoding 16S rRNA (guanine(966)-N(2))-methyltransferase RsmD, with translation MTRIVAGSVGGRRIEVPRGGTRPTSERVREALFARLGHYGVLDGARVLDLCAGSGALGLEAASRGATDVTLVDSSRAATAVCARNTRCLGLRGVRVVTAKVVPFLAGVAGAPVELVLLDPPYHLPEADLAAMLAPLVRARDPWLAPAGVVVVERSSRTPEPTWPVGLERLAHRRYGETVLWFAAPAGEG
- a CDS encoding sulfatase-like hydrolase/transferase, whose amino-acid sequence is MTQPHPNVLVVLTDDQGPWAMSRTCPELVTPVLDDLVSRSTSFENYYCASPVCSPSRASLLTGRMPSAHGVHDWLVGERHPDAHEDDYLGGLTTLPQALEEAGYVCAMVGKWHVGSSKRPAPGFSYWYAHRLGGGPYYGAPVWTRDGRRAEEGRYLTDAIAEEACAFLRQATGGPAGAQDATRSPFYLQVCFTAPHSPWVDAHPRELTDLYADCDFPSVPREERHPWARALDDFDDAWADPLPSLRGYAASLSGVDRALGAVFDELRACGAEQDTIIVYMSDNGFSTGHHGVWGKGNGTWPLNFWESSVRVPFLVHLPGQTQARRVTAHASACTFLETVCELAGVSAPEDPLRVAGSVAGLVTGQVPDTPEASVVVYDEYGGGRMIRDGDLKLIERHVGPTELYDLAQDPQERENLASLPAYATVVSDLHAALEDWFAAHENAVDRAWERDVRGRGQVHPPRRGYDDARTYVPGGPSLDGIQAGGDDAGDDAGEDAG